A window from Malania oleifera isolate guangnan ecotype guangnan chromosome 7, ASM2987363v1, whole genome shotgun sequence encodes these proteins:
- the LOC131160542 gene encoding bet1-like SNARE 1-1 isoform X2, whose protein sequence is MNSRRDYRSNRSALFDGIEEGGIRASSSYSSHEIDEHDNERAMDGLQDRVSLLKRLTGDIHEEVETHNHVLDRMGNDMDASRGILSGTMDRFKMVFETKSSQKMFTLVASFVVIFLVIYYLTR, encoded by the exons ATGAATTCCCGAAG GGATTACCGGTCAAATAGATCTGCTTTGTTTGATGGCATTGAGGAGGGTGGTATTAGGGCCTCATCATcctactcctcccatgagattgaCGAGCATGACAATGAAAGAGCAATGGATGGGTTGCAAGATAGAGTCAGTCTGCTAAAAAGA TTGACTGGCGATATACATGAGGAGGTGGAGACCCATAACCACGTGCTGGACAGAATG GGCAATGACATGGATGCATCGAGGGGAATCTTGTCCGGAACAATGGATCGTTTCAAGATG GTATTCGAGACGAAGTCAAGCCAGAAAATGTTTACTCTCGTTGCATCATTTGTTGTCATTTTCCTAGTCATATACTATCTCACTAGGTAA
- the LOC131160542 gene encoding bet1-like SNARE 1-1 isoform X1: protein MNSRRDYRSNRSALFDGIEEGGIRASSSYSSHEIDEHDNERAMDGLQDRVSLLKRLTGDIHEEVETHNHVLDRMGNDMDASRGILSGTMDRFKMLGMITYLFLCVAVRYSRRSQARKCLLSLHHLLSFS, encoded by the exons ATGAATTCCCGAAG GGATTACCGGTCAAATAGATCTGCTTTGTTTGATGGCATTGAGGAGGGTGGTATTAGGGCCTCATCATcctactcctcccatgagattgaCGAGCATGACAATGAAAGAGCAATGGATGGGTTGCAAGATAGAGTCAGTCTGCTAAAAAGA TTGACTGGCGATATACATGAGGAGGTGGAGACCCATAACCACGTGCTGGACAGAATG GGCAATGACATGGATGCATCGAGGGGAATCTTGTCCGGAACAATGGATCGTTTCAAGATG CTGGGAATGATAACCTACCTTTTTCTTTGCGTCGCCGTCAGGTATTCGAGACGAAGTCAAGCCAGAAAATGTTTACTCTCGTTGCATCATTTGTTGTCATTTTCCTAG